One segment of Dermochelys coriacea isolate rDerCor1 chromosome 27, rDerCor1.pri.v4, whole genome shotgun sequence DNA contains the following:
- the KAT2A gene encoding LOW QUALITY PROTEIN: histone acetyltransferase KAT2A (The sequence of the model RefSeq protein was modified relative to this genomic sequence to represent the inferred CDS: inserted 1 base in 1 codon) — translation MAEPEASQPGRTPPPPXAAPGPGPAPGPGPAAGSSDPARPGLSQQQRASQRKAQVRGFPRAKKLEKLGVFSACKANDACKCNGWKNPNPPTAPRMDLQQPVTNLSELCRSCGHALADHVSHLENVSEEEINRLLGMVVDVENLFMSVHKEEDTDTKQVYFYLFKLLRKCILQMSRPVVEGSLGSPPFEKPNIEQGVFNFVQYKFSHLPPKERQTMYELSKMFLLCLNYWKLETPSQFRQRSQNDDVATYKVNYTRWLCYCHVPQSCDSLPRYETTHVFGRSLLKSIFTVTRRQLLEKFRVEKDKLVPEKRTLILTHFPKFLSMLEEEIYGENSPIWESDFTMPATEGAQLVPRPAAVSTVAVPSTPMFSKKLSSSSSLSSMSLDSSTAEPVPGEKRKLPESLTLEDAKRIRVMGDIPMELVNEVMLTITDPAAMLGPETSLLSANAARDETARLEERRGIIEFHVIGNALSQKSNKRILMWLVGLQNVFSHQLPRMPKEYITRLVFDPKHKTLALIKDGRVIGGICFRMFPTQGFTEIVFCAVTSNEQVKGYGTHLMNHLKEYHIKHNILYFLTYADEYAIGYFKKQGFSKDIKVPKGRYLGYIKDYEGATLMECELNPRIPYTELSHIIKKQKEIIKKLIERKQAQIRKVYPGLTCFKEGVRQIPVESIPGIRDTGWRPLGKEKGKELKDPDQLYNTLKNLLAQIKTHPSAWPFMEPVKKSEAPDYYEIIRFPIDLKTMTERLKNRYYITKKLFIADLQRIITNCREYNPPDSDYCKCANTLEKFFYFKLKEAGLIDK, via the exons ATGGCGGAGCCGGAGGCCTCGCAGCCCGGCCGGACCCCGCCGCCCC CGGCcgcgcccggccccggcccggccccgggccccggccccgccgccgGCTCCAGCGAcccggcccggcccgggctgagccagcagcagcGCGCGAGTCAGCGCAAGGCCCAGGTGCGGGGCTTCCCGCGGGCCAAGAAGCTGGAGAAGCTGGGGGTGTTCTCGGCCTGCAAG GCCAACGATGCCTGCAAGTGCAACGGCTGGAAGAACCCCAACCCGCCCACTGCCCCCCGCATGGACCTGCAGCAGCCCGTGACCAACCTGAGTGAGCTGTGCCGTAGCTGTGGACATGCCCTAG CTGACCATGTGTCCCACCTGGAGAACGTCTCGGAAGAGGAGATCAACCGGCTGCTGGGGATGGTGGTGGACGTGGAAAATCTCTTTATGTCAGTCCACAAAGAGGAGGACACAGACACCAAGCAAGTGTACTTCTACCTGTTCAAG CTGCTGAGGAAATGCATCCTGCAGATGAGCCGTCCTGTTGTAGAAGGGTCCCTTGGCAGCCCCCCCTTTGAGAAGCCGAATATTGAGCAG GGAGTCTTCAACTTCGTCCAGTACAAGTTCAGCCACCTGCCCCCCAAGGAGCGTCAGACCATGTACGAGCTCTCCAAGATGTTTCTGCTCTGCCTCAACTACTGGAAGCTGGAGACGCCCTCACAGTTCCGGCAGCGCTCGCAGAACGACGACGTGGCTACCTACAAAGTCAACTACACCCG ctgGCTGTGTTACTGCCACGTGCCCCAGAGCTGCGACAGCCTCCCCCGCTATGAGACCACCCACGTCTTCGGGCGCAGCCTGCTCAAGTCCATTTTCACCGTCACCCGTCGGCAGCTGCTGGAGAAGTTCCGGGTGGAGAAGGACAAGCTGGTGCCGGAGAAGCGGACGCTCATCCTCACCCATTTCCCCAA GTTTCTGTCCATGCTGGAAGAGGAGATCTATGGGGAGAACTCACCTATCTGGGAATCTGACTTCACTATGCCGGCCACGGAAGGCGCCCAGCTGGTCCCGCGCCCAG CAGCCGTCAGCACCGTTGCCGTGCCCAGCACCCCGATGTTCAGCAagaagctcagcagcagcagctccttgtccTCCATGAGCCTGGACTCCAGCACAGCAGAGCCCGTGCCAG GCGAGAAGCGGAAGCTGCCCGAGAGCCTGACGCTGGAGGACGCCAAGCGGATCCGGGTCATGGGTGACATCCCCATGGAGCTGGTCAACGAGGTGATGCTGACCATCACGGACCCGGCCGCCATGCTGGGCCCGGAG acCAGCCTGCTGTCGGCCAATGCGGCACGGGACGAGACGGCGCGGCTAGAGGAGAGACGCGGCATCATCGAGTTCCACGTCATCGGCAACGCGCTCTCGCAGAAATCCAACAAGCGGATCCTGATGTGGCTGGTGGGGCTGCAGAATGTCTTCTCCCACCAGCTGCCCCGCATGCCCAAGGAGTACATCACCCGCCTCGTCTTCGACCC CAAACACAAGACCTTGGCTCTGATCAAGGACGGTCGGGTGATCGGGGGCATCTGCTTCCGGATGTTCCCCACCCAGGGCTTCACGGAGATAGTCTTCTGTGCTGTCACCTCCAATGAGCAAGTGAAG GGGTACGGGACGCACCTGATGAACCACCTGAAGGAGTATCACATCAAGCACAACATCCTCTACTTCCTGACCTACGCCGACGAGTACGCCATCGGCTACTTCAAGAAGCAG GGCTTCTCCAAGGACATCAAAGTGCCCAAGGGCCGCTATCTGGGCTACATCAAGGACTATGAAGGGGCGACGCTGATGGAGTGTGAGCTCAACCCCCGTATTCCCTACACCGAGCTCTCGCACATCATCAAGAAGCAGAAGGAG ATCATCAAGAAGCTGATCGAGAGGAAGCAGGCGCAGATCCGCAAGGTCTACCCAGGCCTGACCTGCTTCAAGGAGGGCGTGCGGCAAATCCCTGTCGAGAGCATCCCTGGAATCC GAGACACGGGATGGCGGCcactggggaaggagaaagg GAAGGAGCTCAAGGACCCAGACCAGCTGTACAACACCCTGAAAAACCTCCTGGCCCAAATCAAG ACCCACCCCAGCGCCTGGCCCTTCATGGAGCCTGTGAAGAAGTCAGAGGCCCCTGACTACTACGAGATCATTCGCTTCCCCATTG ACCTAAAGACCATGACTGAGCGCCTGAAGAATCGCTATTACATCACCAAGAAGCTCTTCATTGCTGACCTGCAGCGCATCATCACCAACTGCCGGGAGTATAACCCCCCCGACAGCGACTACTGCAAGTGCGCCAACACCCTCGAGAAGTTCTTCTACTTCAAGCTCAAGGAGGCCGGGCTCATAGACAAGTAG